The Barnesiella intestinihominis YIT 11860 genome includes a window with the following:
- a CDS encoding efflux RND transporter periplasmic adaptor subunit, with translation MKSKKIIIVTVSTVVAIAILWFCFGGKSKSANYVIETAQAVRGDVSEAVTATGTIEPVTQVEVGTQVSGIIDKLYADYNSIVTKGQLIAEMDKVTLQSELTSQQATYDGAKAEYEYQEKNFFRNKALHEKQLISDTEYEESKYNYAKAKSTFESSEANLAKAKRNLAYATITSPIDGVVISRAVEEGQTVAAGFETPTLFTIAADLTQMQVIADVDEADIGGVQEGQRVIFTVDAYPNDTFEGTVTQVRLEATEESNVVTYEVVISAHNPDLKLKPGLTANITIYTAERRNVVNIPLKALRFVPDPPSGKKRHEPEDLPQQEISGNDSLKIVWVQDGQEWKPRKVVVGMDNSVNVEICSGLEAGETVAIDRKSNISATNRQSSEEKEESPFMPKPPGKKK, from the coding sequence ATGAAATCAAAAAAAATCATCATCGTTACCGTATCGACCGTTGTCGCCATCGCCATACTCTGGTTCTGTTTCGGCGGGAAGTCGAAGAGCGCGAACTATGTTATCGAAACGGCTCAGGCTGTACGAGGAGACGTCTCGGAAGCCGTCACGGCAACCGGGACAATCGAGCCGGTCACACAAGTCGAAGTCGGGACACAAGTATCGGGTATCATAGACAAACTGTATGCCGACTACAACTCCATCGTAACCAAAGGACAACTCATCGCCGAAATGGATAAAGTCACTTTGCAAAGCGAACTCACCTCCCAGCAGGCCACGTACGACGGAGCAAAAGCCGAATATGAATATCAAGAAAAAAACTTTTTCAGAAACAAGGCCCTGCACGAGAAACAACTCATCAGCGACACCGAATACGAAGAGTCGAAATACAACTACGCAAAAGCTAAAAGCACCTTCGAAAGCAGCGAGGCAAATCTGGCTAAGGCTAAACGAAATTTAGCTTATGCCACTATTACTTCGCCTATTGACGGCGTAGTCATCAGTCGGGCGGTCGAAGAAGGACAAACCGTAGCTGCCGGATTCGAAACGCCGACCCTCTTTACCATTGCTGCCGACCTGACCCAAATGCAGGTTATAGCCGATGTCGATGAAGCCGATATTGGCGGGGTGCAAGAGGGGCAAAGAGTCATATTCACCGTCGACGCTTACCCCAACGACACGTTTGAGGGAACAGTCACACAAGTGCGCTTAGAGGCCACGGAAGAAAGCAATGTAGTCACTTACGAAGTGGTTATCTCTGCCCATAATCCCGATTTGAAATTAAAACCGGGATTAACCGCCAACATCACCATTTACACCGCCGAACGCCGCAATGTCGTGAATATACCGCTCAAAGCCCTTCGATTCGTTCCCGATCCGCCATCGGGCAAAAAACGCCACGAACCGGAAGATTTGCCTCAACAAGAAATATCCGGAAACGACAGCTTGAAAATCGTCTGGGTACAAGACGGGCAAGAATGGAAACCTCGTAAGGTCGTCGTAGGCATGGACAATAGCGTAAACGTCGAAATTTGCTCCGGGTTGGAAGCCGGTGAAACCGTAGCCATAGACCGCAAAAGTAATATAAGCGCAACCAATCGACAATCATCGGAAGAGAAAGAAGAAAGCCCGTTCATGCCCAAACCGCCGGGAAAAAAGAAATAA
- a CDS encoding ABC transporter ATP-binding protein, with protein sequence MTTNEIIRLENIRRNFIVGSETVHALRGVNFTINSGEFVTIMGTSGSGKSTLLNILGCLDTPTSGEYYLDGISVRSMGKNERSVLRNRKIGFVFQSYNLLPKTTALENVELPLMYNSSISAKERHELASKALDAVGLSERKNHKSNQMSGGQQQRVAIARALVNNPVIILADEATGNLDTRTSFEILVLFQELHARGRTIIFVTHNPELSAYSSRNIVLRDGKVISDIRNEKQASALEMLQKLPVETD encoded by the coding sequence ATGACAACGAACGAAATCATTCGATTAGAAAACATAAGACGCAATTTTATCGTAGGGAGTGAAACCGTACATGCTCTGCGAGGTGTCAATTTCACCATAAATTCCGGTGAGTTCGTAACCATTATGGGAACCAGCGGCTCGGGAAAATCCACTCTGCTCAATATACTCGGCTGCCTCGACACCCCCACATCGGGAGAGTATTACCTCGATGGTATTTCGGTTCGGAGTATGGGTAAAAACGAACGGTCGGTTTTGCGAAATCGGAAAATCGGGTTCGTATTTCAATCCTACAACTTGTTACCCAAAACGACCGCACTCGAAAACGTGGAATTACCCCTCATGTACAACTCCTCCATCTCGGCCAAAGAAAGACACGAACTGGCATCGAAAGCTCTTGATGCCGTTGGACTGTCCGAGCGAAAAAATCATAAATCCAACCAAATGTCGGGAGGGCAACAACAGCGGGTAGCGATAGCTCGCGCATTGGTTAACAACCCTGTAATCATTCTTGCCGACGAAGCCACAGGAAACCTTGACACCCGGACTTCATTCGAAATTTTGGTTCTCTTTCAAGAACTGCATGCCCGGGGACGTACCATTATCTTTGTGACCCACAATCCTGAATTATCGGCATATAGTAGCCGAAACATCGTATTACGGGACGGGAAAGTAATCTCCGATATACGGAACGAAAAACAAGCATCGGCTTTGGAAATGCTGCAAAAACTACCGGTGGAAACCGACTAA
- a CDS encoding ABC transporter permease: MNLTNLTKIALKALNNNKLRCFLTMLGIIIGVASVITMLAIGQGSKRSIREQISEMGSNMIMIHPGNMERGGVRQDASSMQTLKLNDYKSISEQAEYVSACSPSVNSSGQFIYGANNYPSTIYGITEDYLDIRKISLEEGSMFTPQDVITSAKVCLIGKTITDNLFPNGESPIGKVIRFNKIPLKVIGTLTPKGYNSMGMDQDDMVLAPYTTVQKRILAITYLQGIYCSALSEELTPQATEEISEILRKNHKIKEGEDDDFEIRSQEELSSMLSSTTDMMTILLACIAGISLLVGGIGIMNIMYVSVTERTREIGLRMSIGARGIDILAQFLIEAVLISVTGGIIGVVFGVGASVIVNVLFKWPVYVQAYSVILSFFVCTITGIFFGWYPARKAANLDPIEAIRYE, encoded by the coding sequence ATGAATCTGACCAATCTGACTAAAATAGCTCTAAAAGCGCTCAATAACAATAAGCTACGTTGCTTCCTCACCATGTTGGGTATCATCATCGGCGTAGCATCCGTCATCACGATGCTGGCCATCGGGCAAGGTTCGAAACGAAGCATACGAGAACAAATCTCAGAAATGGGTTCAAACATGATCATGATACACCCCGGCAACATGGAAAGAGGAGGTGTAAGGCAAGACGCATCGTCTATGCAAACACTCAAATTAAACGATTATAAATCCATCTCCGAACAAGCTGAATACGTGTCGGCTTGTTCCCCCTCGGTAAACAGCAGCGGACAATTCATATATGGAGCGAACAACTATCCCAGTACGATATACGGTATTACCGAAGATTATCTGGATATTCGTAAAATTTCTTTGGAAGAGGGAAGCATGTTCACTCCACAAGACGTCATCACTTCTGCCAAAGTCTGTTTAATCGGGAAAACCATTACCGACAATCTCTTCCCCAATGGAGAAAGCCCGATCGGAAAAGTAATCCGGTTCAATAAAATTCCACTTAAAGTCATAGGTACTCTCACGCCCAAAGGATACAACAGCATGGGTATGGACCAAGACGATATGGTACTCGCACCGTATACTACGGTACAGAAACGCATTCTCGCCATTACCTACTTGCAAGGTATCTACTGTTCGGCATTGTCGGAAGAACTTACCCCTCAGGCAACCGAAGAAATCAGCGAGATTCTACGGAAAAACCATAAAATAAAAGAAGGAGAAGATGATGATTTCGAAATACGTTCACAAGAAGAACTAAGTTCCATGTTAAGCTCGACAACCGACATGATGACAATCTTGCTCGCCTGCATTGCAGGTATATCGTTATTAGTCGGAGGTATCGGAATCATGAATATCATGTATGTCTCCGTAACGGAACGCACTCGGGAAATAGGGTTGCGCATGTCCATCGGAGCCAGGGGTATCGATATCCTCGCCCAATTTCTTATCGAAGCCGTTCTCATCAGCGTTACCGGCGGCATTATCGGGGTCGTCTTCGGAGTAGGTGCATCGGTAATCGTCAACGTCCTGTTCAAATGGCCTGTCTACGTACAAGCCTATTCGGTCATACTTTCTTTCTTCGTTTGTACGATAACCGGGATATTCTTCGGTTGGTATCCGGCTCGTAAAGCCGCTAATCTCGATCCCATCGAAGCGATTCGCTACGAATAA
- a CDS encoding sensor histidine kinase: MASDKLHLSKKWNTVFIHLAAWSILFIFPLLFIERFGNINRMHNFSLIKFYIQPICIACIFYINYLWLIDKVLFRKKTIRFILYNLLLVVMANIAIYLVHRMVIPESILHQRPTPIPPPRPGFMQWQDSITLVLVVGLSAAIKVTQKWITTEKERKQLEQERTEAELKKLKNQLNPHFLFNTLNNIYSLIAISPERAQSAVLELSKLLRYVLYENTQPYVPMEKELEFNHNYIELMRLRLARHVQVDVNIPTGLCRGYKIAPLLFITLIENAFKHGTSASTRSFVKINMSEPSPGVIECDIENSSFPKNETDKSGSGIGLKNLSRQLELLYPGKYNLHAESDSHIYRSMLTIDLN, from the coding sequence ATGGCATCCGATAAGCTACATCTAAGTAAAAAATGGAATACCGTCTTTATACATCTGGCGGCATGGAGTATCTTGTTTATTTTTCCACTCTTGTTTATCGAACGATTCGGGAACATCAACCGAATGCACAATTTCAGCCTGATAAAATTTTATATCCAACCGATTTGCATAGCCTGTATTTTTTACATCAACTACTTATGGCTCATCGATAAAGTCCTGTTTCGTAAAAAAACCATACGATTCATTCTCTACAATTTATTACTGGTAGTCATGGCCAATATAGCTATCTATTTGGTACACCGCATGGTCATTCCCGAAAGCATTCTGCATCAAAGACCCACTCCCATTCCCCCTCCTCGCCCAGGGTTCATGCAATGGCAAGATTCCATTACACTGGTTCTGGTCGTTGGGCTGAGTGCCGCTATAAAAGTCACTCAAAAATGGATCACCACCGAAAAAGAACGTAAGCAGTTGGAACAGGAACGTACCGAAGCAGAATTGAAAAAATTGAAAAATCAACTCAATCCTCATTTTCTATTCAATACGCTCAACAATATCTACTCGCTTATCGCTATCAGTCCCGAACGGGCCCAAAGCGCAGTTCTTGAACTGAGCAAGTTGTTGCGTTACGTCCTCTACGAAAATACACAGCCCTATGTTCCTATGGAAAAAGAACTGGAATTCAACCATAACTACATCGAGCTCATGCGATTGAGGCTCGCCCGCCACGTCCAAGTAGATGTAAATATTCCTACCGGCTTGTGTCGAGGGTATAAAATAGCACCGTTGCTTTTCATCACACTCATCGAGAATGCTTTCAAACACGGGACCAGCGCATCTACCCGATCTTTCGTAAAAATCAATATGTCCGAACCTTCACCGGGAGTTATCGAATGCGATATAGAAAACAGCAGCTTCCCGAAAAATGAAACCGACAAGAGCGGTTCGGGTATCGGACTAAAAAATCTATCCCGACAACTCGAACTTCTATACCCGGGAAAATATAATCTGCATGCCGAGAGCGATTCGCACATCTACCGCTCCATGTTGACTATCGACCTGAATTAA
- a CDS encoding LytR/AlgR family response regulator transcription factor, whose product MILKCCIIDDEPLAIELLESYVKKTPFLQLEASFTSAVQAIERISKGDIDLIFLDIQMPELDGMEFSRMIEGKSRVIFTTAFGQYAVDSYKVNAVDYLLKPFAYTDFLKAAQKALQWFELSSGTGEMHSPDKSYIFVKSDYKLKQIPLDKVLYIEGLKDYVKIYLEDEPHPILSLLSLKSLEEMLPDSRFIRVHRSFIVQGCKIKMIDRNRIVFGKEYIPISDTYKDSFAEFISRHTPLSNK is encoded by the coding sequence ATGATATTGAAATGTTGTATTATCGACGATGAACCCCTTGCAATCGAGCTACTGGAAAGCTATGTCAAGAAAACGCCTTTTCTACAATTGGAGGCTTCGTTTACCTCGGCTGTTCAAGCGATCGAAAGAATCTCGAAAGGAGATATAGATTTGATATTTCTCGATATACAAATGCCCGAGCTGGACGGTATGGAATTTTCTCGCATGATAGAAGGGAAAAGCCGTGTCATTTTCACTACGGCATTCGGACAATATGCCGTAGACAGTTATAAAGTCAACGCCGTCGATTATTTGTTGAAACCTTTTGCCTACACCGATTTCCTGAAAGCGGCACAAAAAGCGTTGCAATGGTTCGAATTATCGTCCGGGACGGGTGAAATGCATTCCCCAGACAAATCATATATCTTTGTAAAAAGCGATTATAAACTTAAACAGATTCCCCTCGATAAAGTACTCTATATCGAAGGGCTGAAAGATTATGTAAAAATTTACCTCGAAGACGAACCGCACCCCATTCTTTCCCTGCTTAGCTTGAAATCTCTCGAAGAAATGTTACCCGATAGCCGGTTCATTCGGGTGCACCGGTCGTTCATCGTACAGGGTTGTAAAATCAAAATGATCGATCGAAACCGAATCGTATTTGGTAAAGAATACATTCCTATTTCGGATACTTACAAAGATTCTTTCGCCGAATTTATCTCCCGCCACACTCCGCTATCCAACAAATAG
- a CDS encoding RNA polymerase sigma factor, giving the protein MNKNEDIAWVTRCALFDDRRAFACLVDKYQVRLKRFFLNLTGGDPVLSDDLAQETFIKVYYNLRSYKGLSSFSTWIYRVAYNVFYDELRKSREWEDASVDEVANLLEQPPECVDRNIDISRALSILRPEERTAITLFFVEDLAVAKIAEIMSISEGTVKSHLFRAKQKLGEYLKKNGYE; this is encoded by the coding sequence ATGAATAAGAACGAGGATATAGCGTGGGTGACTCGTTGTGCTTTGTTCGACGATCGGCGGGCTTTTGCCTGCCTTGTCGATAAGTATCAGGTGCGATTGAAACGCTTTTTCCTGAATCTTACCGGTGGAGATCCAGTGCTCAGCGATGATTTGGCGCAGGAGACTTTTATCAAAGTTTATTATAATTTGCGTAGTTATAAAGGCTTGTCTTCTTTTTCGACATGGATTTATCGAGTAGCTTACAATGTGTTTTACGATGAGTTACGAAAGAGCCGGGAATGGGAAGATGCTTCTGTGGACGAGGTGGCCAATCTGTTGGAGCAACCTCCTGAGTGTGTGGACCGGAATATCGATATATCGCGAGCTTTGTCTATTTTACGCCCCGAGGAGCGAACGGCGATAACTTTATTCTTCGTCGAGGACCTTGCCGTGGCAAAGATAGCAGAGATTATGAGTATATCGGAAGGTACGGTAAAGTCGCATTTATTTCGTGCAAAACAAAAATTGGGTGAATATTTAAAGAAAAACGGATATGAATGA
- a CDS encoding DUF6249 domain-containing protein, whose amino-acid sequence MKKMFMMMLLSIVSWTGAVTATEATAPLKSNGPVAQQEAVVAADTLNGMTSSEAFQIRMKELEFERDKTFFQDEPDAEDIIDSLVPLFAIVSPFLIAFLIVFFYIYYRNKKVQSRYRVMEKAIESGRELPEGFFDEPESKRPSKFSTLNQGLVCTAVGIGSFIWCIGGAYELDEGFGALLVGLAAIFTLIGIGKLILYRVESRKEVRDTDEQTTEIE is encoded by the coding sequence ATGAAAAAGATGTTTATGATGATGCTTTTGTCTATCGTATCGTGGACAGGAGCCGTAACAGCAACCGAGGCAACAGCTCCTCTGAAATCGAATGGCCCTGTGGCACAACAAGAAGCGGTCGTAGCAGCCGATACACTTAACGGTATGACTTCGAGCGAGGCTTTTCAAATACGTATGAAAGAACTCGAATTTGAACGGGATAAAACGTTCTTTCAAGATGAGCCGGATGCCGAGGATATAATAGATTCTTTGGTTCCTCTTTTTGCTATTGTTTCACCTTTTCTTATCGCTTTTTTAATTGTCTTTTTCTATATTTATTATCGTAATAAAAAAGTACAATCCCGCTATCGGGTGATGGAGAAAGCGATAGAGTCGGGTCGAGAATTGCCCGAAGGCTTTTTCGACGAACCGGAGTCGAAGCGACCCAGTAAATTTTCCACTCTGAATCAAGGTCTTGTTTGTACGGCTGTCGGAATCGGGTCTTTTATATGGTGTATAGGTGGGGCTTATGAATTGGACGAAGGTTTCGGGGCTCTTTTGGTTGGTTTGGCGGCTATATTCACTTTGATAGGTATAGGGAAACTGATTCTTTATCGGGTAGAATCGCGAAAAGAAGTTCGTGATACCGATGAGCAAACTACCGAAATCGAGTAG
- a CDS encoding carbon-nitrogen hydrolase family protein, with amino-acid sequence MKQKEINKVEIRNLQKEDYDQLASSFTRVYADGSDVFWTPEQIDKLIRIFPEGQIVTVVDDKIVGCALSIIVNYNDVKNDHTYAQVTGNETFDTHTRKGNILYGIEVFIHPDYRGLRLARRMYEYRKELCEKLNLKAIMFGGRLPNYHKYADRMRPKEYIDKVRQREIFDPVLLFQLSNDFHVRKVMRNYLPNDEESKHFACLLQWDNIYYQEPTEEYISPKTTVRVGLVQWQMRSYKTLDDLFEQVEFFVDSVSGYQSDFVLFPEYFNAPLMARFNDASESQAIRGLARYTDEIRERFINLAIRYNINIITGSMPLIKEDGLLYNVGFLCRRDGTYEMYEKLHVTPDEMKCWGLSGGKAIRTFETDCAKIGVLICYDVEFPELSRIMASEGMQILFVPFLTDTQNAYSRVRVCAHARAIENECFVVIAGSVGNLPKVHNMDIQYAQSGVFTPCDFAFPTDGRRAEATPNTEMILISDVDLDLLNELHTYGSVRNLKDRRNDLYEVRMKK; translated from the coding sequence ATGAAACAAAAAGAAATCAATAAAGTCGAAATACGCAATCTTCAAAAAGAAGATTACGACCAACTGGCTAGCTCTTTCACCCGTGTCTATGCCGACGGTAGCGACGTATTTTGGACTCCCGAACAAATCGACAAACTCATTCGCATATTCCCCGAAGGACAAATCGTCACGGTCGTCGATGATAAAATCGTGGGCTGTGCCCTCTCTATCATCGTAAACTATAACGATGTAAAGAACGACCACACCTACGCCCAAGTCACAGGAAACGAAACATTCGACACTCACACGCGGAAGGGAAATATCCTGTATGGTATCGAAGTGTTCATACACCCCGATTATCGGGGCCTACGCCTCGCCCGACGTATGTACGAATATCGCAAAGAGTTGTGTGAAAAGCTCAATCTGAAAGCGATCATGTTCGGCGGACGTTTGCCGAACTACCACAAATACGCCGACCGAATGCGCCCCAAAGAGTACATCGACAAGGTGCGTCAACGCGAGATATTCGACCCGGTGCTATTGTTCCAACTCTCCAACGATTTCCACGTCCGTAAGGTAATGCGAAACTATTTGCCCAACGACGAGGAGTCGAAACACTTCGCCTGTCTGCTCCAATGGGACAACATCTACTATCAAGAGCCTACCGAAGAATATATATCTCCTAAGACCACCGTGCGGGTAGGCCTCGTACAATGGCAAATGCGTAGTTACAAAACGCTCGACGATCTTTTCGAGCAAGTGGAATTTTTCGTCGATTCCGTAAGCGGCTATCAAAGCGACTTCGTCCTCTTTCCAGAGTATTTCAACGCCCCGCTCATGGCTCGGTTCAACGATGCGAGCGAGTCTCAGGCTATCAGAGGATTAGCTCGATATACCGACGAAATACGAGAACGTTTCATCAATCTTGCAATTCGGTACAACATCAACATCATTACAGGAAGTATGCCGCTGATTAAAGAAGACGGACTGCTCTACAACGTAGGTTTCTTATGCCGTCGAGACGGTACCTACGAAATGTATGAAAAACTACATGTCACCCCCGACGAAATGAAATGCTGGGGATTGAGCGGCGGTAAAGCCATTCGGACTTTCGAGACCGACTGCGCCAAAATCGGAGTCTTGATTTGTTACGATGTCGAGTTCCCCGAACTCTCCCGAATCATGGCCAGCGAAGGTATGCAAATATTGTTCGTTCCGTTCCTCACCGATACCCAAAACGCCTATTCCCGTGTAAGAGTCTGCGCACATGCCCGTGCCATCGAGAACGAATGCTTCGTAGTCATAGCCGGTAGCGTAGGCAACCTGCCCAAAGTACACAACATGGATATTCAATATGCCCAGTCGGGAGTTTTTACCCCCTGTGATTTCGCATTCCCGACAGACGGACGCAGAGCCGAGGCTACCCCGAACACCGAAATGATTCTTATCTCGGACGTCGATTTGGATCTTTTGAACGAATTGCACACCTACGGTAGCGTGCGCAACCTCAAAGATCGTCGCAACGATCTCTATGAAGTGAGAATGAAGAAATAA
- a CDS encoding metallophosphoesterase family protein — MVKIGLLSDTHAWWDDRYEKYFAECDEIWHAGDIGSVQVADRFEALKPFRAVYGNIDGQELRIRYPQHQRFSIENTDIWITHIGGYPGRYAREVTPEIYIHPPQLFISGHSHILKVLYDKTLHCLHINPGAAGMYGFHKKRTLVRFAIDKGEFKDLEVIELADNR, encoded by the coding sequence ATGGTAAAAATTGGTTTGTTGTCCGACACCCATGCTTGGTGGGACGACCGTTACGAAAAATATTTTGCCGAATGTGACGAAATCTGGCATGCCGGAGATATAGGCTCAGTCCAAGTCGCCGACCGGTTCGAAGCCTTGAAACCATTTCGGGCGGTATACGGGAACATCGACGGTCAAGAGTTACGGATTCGCTATCCTCAGCACCAACGTTTCAGCATCGAAAATACCGATATATGGATAACACACATAGGGGGCTATCCGGGCCGATATGCACGCGAAGTGACCCCGGAAATATACATACACCCACCCCAATTATTCATATCGGGTCACTCGCATATCTTGAAAGTTCTTTATGACAAAACCCTACACTGCCTGCACATCAATCCGGGAGCCGCAGGAATGTACGGATTCCACAAAAAACGTACATTGGTACGCTTCGCCATCGATAAGGGAGAATTTAAGGATTTGGAAGTTATCGAACTAGCTGATAATCGATAA
- a CDS encoding diacylglycerol/lipid kinase family protein → MSAPKRLLAIINPISGTKDKEEIPALIREVIEPSKYRVECVFTQYAGHGAELTRRAVDESVDIVLSVGGDGTCNEIARELIDTSTALAIVPVGSGNGLARHLGISMDVRKALEIINDGQIVDLDYCTANDRPFFCTCGVGFDALVSLKFAQGKRRGKLSYVAKALTEYLKYKSETYQIEMPDGTVTEKAFLIACGNASQYGNNAYIAPHASMQDGKIDVTVLMPFTPFDTAALALLLFTKHIDQDSNIKSFTTESLTIKREKPGAIHLDGEPIEMGTRIDVRCFKGGLHALIPSGEPKRSIIEPFASVFWEFIETVRQELNI, encoded by the coding sequence ATGTCTGCACCGAAAAGACTCTTAGCTATTATAAATCCTATATCGGGAACAAAAGATAAGGAAGAAATCCCTGCTCTGATAAGGGAAGTAATAGAACCTTCGAAATATCGGGTGGAATGTGTTTTTACACAGTATGCGGGGCATGGAGCCGAATTGACTCGCCGGGCCGTGGACGAAAGTGTGGACATCGTGCTGTCCGTAGGCGGAGACGGAACTTGCAACGAAATAGCCCGGGAGCTTATCGATACTTCCACGGCATTGGCTATCGTTCCGGTAGGTTCGGGCAATGGACTTGCCCGCCATTTGGGTATATCGATGGACGTGCGAAAAGCTCTCGAAATTATCAACGACGGGCAGATCGTAGATTTGGATTATTGTACGGCAAACGATCGCCCTTTTTTCTGCACTTGCGGGGTCGGCTTCGATGCTTTGGTGAGCTTGAAATTCGCGCAGGGAAAACGCCGAGGAAAATTGTCGTATGTGGCTAAGGCTCTTACGGAGTATCTCAAATATAAATCGGAAACTTATCAAATCGAAATGCCTGACGGGACGGTGACCGAAAAGGCTTTCTTGATTGCCTGCGGCAATGCCTCGCAATATGGTAATAATGCTTATATAGCCCCTCATGCCAGCATGCAGGACGGGAAAATCGATGTCACGGTGCTTATGCCCTTTACCCCGTTCGATACGGCTGCATTGGCTCTTTTGCTATTTACCAAACATATCGATCAAGATTCCAATATCAAGAGCTTCACGACCGAATCGCTCACGATTAAGAGGGAAAAGCCCGGTGCGATACATCTCGACGGAGAGCCCATAGAGATGGGAACCCGCATAGATGTGCGTTGTTTCAAAGGTGGATTGCATGCGCTCATTCCCTCGGGTGAACCGAAACGCTCTATTATCGAACCTTTCGCTTCGGTATTTTGGGAATTTATCGAAACCGTTCGTCAGGAGTTGAATATTTGA
- a CDS encoding DUF308 domain-containing protein, whose product MNAFQNPLIRIIASIAVGLLLILYPNAALPTILLIIGILIGLPSLYALLIYLLSEDRNKLPFPVLSLVMLLFGCTLMLFPGWYIGITVYVLGGALVLIGVYQILYLLTLKKNLRSKAGWLSYLLPAIVLLIGIEILVNPFSATERVMVITFGAATLLYGITDLIYYIRLK is encoded by the coding sequence ATGAATGCTTTTCAAAACCCATTAATACGTATTATAGCCTCTATCGCCGTAGGCTTGTTACTCATTTTATATCCGAATGCCGCTCTGCCTACGATTCTTTTAATCATCGGTATTCTCATCGGATTACCCAGTCTATACGCTCTCCTCATTTATCTATTGAGCGAGGATAGAAATAAGTTACCCTTCCCCGTTTTATCCTTAGTGATGTTGCTGTTCGGTTGTACGCTTATGCTGTTTCCCGGCTGGTATATAGGCATTACGGTATATGTTTTGGGTGGAGCGCTGGTATTGATAGGAGTTTATCAAATACTCTATCTGCTGACACTTAAAAAAAATCTGAGGAGCAAAGCGGGTTGGCTCTCCTATCTGTTACCGGCTATCGTTCTGCTCATCGGCATAGAAATTTTGGTCAATCCGTTCTCGGCGACCGAGAGGGTTATGGTGATTACTTTCGGAGCGGCAACACTTCTTTACGGTATCACTGACCTGATTTACTATATCCGGTTAAAATAA